The Prevotella sp. E9-3 genome has a window encoding:
- a CDS encoding GxxExxY protein produces MAIIYKEESAKIIGAIFEVHKRLGVGLLEKVYQEALAIELKHRNIPFEREKRFDVYYRDQKLDAQYIADFVCYDKIIVELKAVSELTDVHKAQVRNYLSITNYELGILCNFNELYMEPVRVLNSNIRE; encoded by the coding sequence ATGGCTATAATATACAAAGAAGAGTCTGCAAAGATAATTGGAGCTATATTTGAGGTTCATAAACGTCTCGGTGTAGGGCTGCTCGAAAAGGTGTATCAAGAGGCTCTGGCCATTGAGTTAAAACACCGAAACATTCCTTTCGAACGCGAAAAGAGGTTTGATGTTTACTACAGAGACCAAAAACTCGATGCACAATACATAGCAGACTTTGTGTGCTATGACAAGATAATTGTCGAGCTGAAGGCTGTGAGCGAACTTACTGACGTTCACAAGGCTCAGGTTCGTAATTATCTTTCGATAACCAACTATGAGTTGGGTATATTGTGTAACTTTAACGAACTGTATATGGAACCTGTGCGAGTTCTCAATAGTAATATTCGAGAGTAG
- a CDS encoding four helix bundle protein, which yields MAAVRDFEELSIFQKARELSKKIYPVTNREGFKSDYRFVQQIRAAAGSIMDNIAEGFERTGNKEFLNFLYIAKGSCGEVRSQLIRANDIGYLTPEEYEELYSDCRKLSASIMNFIKEIKTSDLTGAKFKEFNGSKVQED from the coding sequence ATGGCTGCAGTAAGAGACTTTGAAGAACTTTCAATCTTCCAGAAAGCACGTGAGCTTTCAAAGAAGATTTATCCTGTTACAAATAGGGAAGGGTTCAAGTCCGATTATCGCTTTGTTCAGCAGATTAGAGCAGCGGCAGGTTCCATCATGGATAATATTGCTGAAGGGTTCGAAAGAACTGGCAATAAAGAATTCTTGAACTTCTTATATATCGCTAAAGGTTCTTGTGGTGAAGTACGCTCTCAGCTGATAAGAGCAAATGATATTGGCTATTTGACTCCAGAAGAGTACGAAGAACTCTATTCTGATTGTAGAAAACTCTCAGCCTCTATCATGAACTTTATTAAGGAGATAAAAACGAGCGACTTGACGGGTGCTAAGTTTAAAGAGTTTAATGGTTCAAAAGTTCAAGAGGACTAG
- a CDS encoding polysaccharide biosynthesis protein produces MSVFKDKVLLITGGTGSFGNAVLNRFLRTDIGEIRIFSRDEKKQDDMRHDFQARMPEVANKIKFYIGDVRNKSTLKYAMKGVDYVFHAAALKQVPSCEFFPMEAVKTNVIGTDNTLDAAIDAGVKCVICLSTDKAAYPINAMGITKAIEEKIAVAKSRLSGDTKICCTRYGNVMCSRGSVIPLWIDQIRKGNPITITEPSMTRFIMSLEEAVDLVLFAFENGKNGDILVQKAPACTIQTQAEAVVDLFKHQAPNEPEIRVIGIRHGEKMYETLLTKEEAAKAIDMGNFYAVPADNRDLNYDKYFKEGDVKRALIDEFNSNNTRILNLEETKEKIASLQYIQNELNGIPNLV; encoded by the coding sequence ATGTCAGTATTTAAAGACAAAGTCCTCCTGATTACTGGAGGCACAGGTAGTTTTGGTAATGCAGTGTTGAACCGTTTTCTTCGCACTGACATCGGGGAGATACGTATCTTTTCGCGTGATGAGAAGAAGCAGGACGATATGCGTCATGACTTCCAGGCACGTATGCCTGAGGTGGCAAACAAGATTAAGTTCTACATTGGTGACGTGCGTAACAAGAGCACACTGAAATACGCCATGAAGGGTGTGGATTATGTATTCCATGCTGCAGCCCTGAAGCAGGTGCCCAGCTGTGAGTTCTTCCCGATGGAGGCTGTGAAGACGAATGTGATTGGTACGGACAACACGCTGGATGCAGCTATTGATGCTGGTGTGAAGTGCGTGATATGCTTGAGCACAGATAAGGCTGCATATCCCATCAACGCAATGGGTATTACCAAGGCCATTGAGGAGAAGATAGCTGTGGCTAAGAGCCGTCTGAGTGGTGACACGAAGATTTGCTGCACACGTTACGGTAATGTGATGTGCAGCCGTGGTTCTGTGATTCCTCTCTGGATTGATCAGATTCGTAAGGGTAATCCTATCACCATCACTGAACCCAGCATGACGCGCTTCATTATGTCGCTTGAAGAGGCTGTGGATTTGGTGCTCTTCGCTTTTGAGAATGGTAAGAATGGTGATATCCTCGTGCAGAAAGCGCCTGCTTGCACTATTCAGACCCAGGCTGAGGCTGTGGTGGATCTCTTTAAGCATCAGGCTCCTAATGAACCGGAGATTCGCGTGATTGGTATCCGTCATGGTGAGAAGATGTATGAGACACTGCTCACCAAGGAGGAGGCAGCCAAGGCTATTGATATGGGTAATTTCTATGCAGTGCCTGCTGATAACCGCGACTTGAACTACGACAAGTACTTCAAGGAGGGTGACGTGAAGCGTGCATTGATAGATGAGTTCAATTCGAATAATACGAGGATCCTGAATCTGGAGGAGACGAAGGAGAAGATTGCGAGTCTCCAGTACATTCAGAATGAGTTGAATGGTATTCCTAATCTTGTTTAA
- a CDS encoding PIG-L deacetylase family protein, with protein sequence MKYLIVVAHPDDEVLGAGASIWKWAHKGDQVDVCIMCTEAKARAFRPDDKELDDDTHAALKYIGVNKEYEGTFPNIEMNTVPHLQLVQFIESAIKESEPDIIITHHPADTNNDHLQTSMACQEAIRLFQRRPEVKRVKEFWYMEVPSCTEWKINNAMQTFNPNCFVEVGKEGVDAKIKALGMYRGVMRPYPHPRSAEYIAGLAAVRGSQWGVNYAEAFEVVLRVY encoded by the coding sequence ATGAAATACTTAATCGTAGTGGCGCACCCGGATGATGAGGTGCTGGGTGCAGGTGCATCAATTTGGAAATGGGCACACAAAGGTGACCAGGTGGATGTGTGCATTATGTGCACAGAGGCGAAGGCGCGTGCGTTCCGTCCGGATGACAAGGAGCTGGATGATGACACGCATGCGGCATTGAAGTATATCGGTGTGAACAAGGAATATGAGGGGACTTTCCCGAACATCGAGATGAACACTGTGCCGCATCTGCAGTTGGTGCAGTTCATCGAAAGTGCCATCAAGGAGAGTGAGCCGGACATCATCATCACGCATCATCCTGCGGACACGAATAACGACCACCTGCAGACGTCGATGGCGTGCCAGGAGGCAATACGTCTGTTCCAGCGCAGGCCGGAGGTGAAGCGTGTGAAGGAGTTCTGGTATATGGAGGTGCCCAGTTGCACGGAGTGGAAGATTAACAATGCCATGCAGACGTTCAATCCCAACTGCTTTGTTGAAGTGGGGAAAGAGGGCGTAGATGCCAAGATAAAGGCTTTGGGCATGTATCGTGGTGTGATGCGACCTTATCCGCATCCCCGTTCAGCAGAATATATCGCTGGCCTTGCTGCTGTGCGTGGCAGTCAGTGGGGCGTAAACTACGCCGAGGCGTTTGAAGTGGTACTAAGAGTGTATTGA
- the wecB gene encoding non-hydrolyzing UDP-N-acetylglucosamine 2-epimerase, whose amino-acid sequence MAEFKNNGKLKLLIIVGTRPEIIRLAAVINKCRQYFDCLLAHTGQNYDYNLNGVFFKDLKLADPDIYMEAVGDDLGSTMGNIIDKSYKVMVETKPDAVLVLGDTNSCLSVIGAKRLHIPIFHMEAGNRCKDECLPEETNRRIVDIISDVNMAYSEHARRYLADTGLPKERTYVTGSPMAEVLHQNLAEIEASDIHKRLGLEKGKYILLSAHREENIDTEKNFMSLFTAINKMAEKYDMPILYSCHPRSRKRLEQSGFKLDKRVIQHEPLGFHDYNCLQMNAFAVVSDSGTLPEESSFFTSVGHPFPAICIRTSTERPEAIDKACFIIAGIDEKSLLQAVDTAVTLNQNGDYGIPVPDYIEENVSTKVVKIIQSYVGIVNKMVWRKEL is encoded by the coding sequence ATGGCTGAATTTAAGAATAACGGAAAACTGAAGCTGCTGATAATCGTGGGTACAAGACCGGAGATTATCCGCCTTGCCGCAGTGATTAACAAGTGCCGTCAGTACTTTGACTGTCTGCTGGCACATACTGGTCAGAATTATGACTATAACCTGAATGGGGTGTTCTTCAAAGATTTGAAGTTGGCTGATCCTGATATCTACATGGAGGCTGTGGGTGATGACCTCGGCAGCACGATGGGTAACATCATTGACAAATCATATAAGGTGATGGTTGAGACCAAGCCTGATGCAGTGCTGGTATTGGGCGATACCAATAGCTGCCTGAGCGTAATTGGTGCTAAGCGTCTGCATATTCCTATCTTCCACATGGAGGCTGGCAACCGCTGCAAGGACGAGTGTCTGCCTGAGGAAACAAACCGCCGCATTGTGGATATCATTTCTGATGTGAACATGGCTTACAGCGAGCACGCCCGCAGGTATTTGGCTGATACTGGCCTTCCTAAGGAGCGTACTTACGTGACCGGTAGTCCTATGGCTGAGGTGCTTCATCAGAACCTTGCAGAGATTGAAGCAAGTGACATCCACAAGCGTCTTGGTTTGGAGAAGGGCAAGTACATTCTGCTCTCTGCGCACCGTGAAGAGAATATCGATACTGAGAAGAATTTTATGAGTCTCTTCACCGCTATCAATAAGATGGCAGAGAAGTATGATATGCCTATTCTCTACAGTTGTCATCCTCGTTCTCGCAAACGTTTGGAACAGTCTGGCTTCAAACTCGACAAGCGTGTCATTCAACACGAGCCTCTGGGCTTCCACGATTACAACTGCCTTCAGATGAACGCGTTTGCCGTGGTTTCTGACTCTGGTACTCTGCCTGAAGAGAGTTCATTCTTCACTTCTGTCGGTCATCCATTCCCTGCTATCTGCATCCGTACCTCTACAGAACGTCCTGAGGCTATCGATAAGGCATGCTTCATCATTGCTGGCATCGATGAAAAGTCATTGCTTCAAGCTGTAGATACTGCAGTGACATTGAACCAGAATGGTGACTACGGAATCCCCGTTCCTGACTATATCGAGGAGAATGTCTCTACCAAAGTAGTCAAGATTATCCAGAGTTACGTGGGTATTGTAAACAAAATGGTCTGGAGGAAGGAATTGTAA
- a CDS encoding sugar transferase, giving the protein MYRFIKRFFDFICAMTGIIGTSPIWLFSIILTELSDPGPLFYFAKRVGKDNKEFKMWKFRSMRVAKGANEASLRPDQDRIFWWGKIMRRLKIDELPQLINILNGTMSVVGPRPAAVDQVEITRGGENAIAATVPCGLTSQSSLWDYIYGDQFPDEEEYNEKVLPIRLKLDVYYVKHASFFGDIKLIIWTVLAILYTAVGKYPQWMHDKLVGYSKMA; this is encoded by the coding sequence ATGTATAGATTTATAAAACGATTTTTTGACTTTATATGTGCCATGACTGGCATTATTGGCACCTCGCCTATTTGGCTGTTTTCAATCATCCTGACAGAGCTGAGTGATCCCGGGCCGTTGTTTTACTTTGCAAAACGTGTAGGTAAAGACAATAAAGAGTTCAAAATGTGGAAATTCCGCTCTATGCGAGTAGCAAAAGGTGCTAATGAGGCATCGCTACGCCCTGACCAAGATCGTATCTTCTGGTGGGGTAAGATTATGCGTAGGCTTAAGATAGATGAATTACCCCAGCTGATAAACATTCTAAATGGAACCATGTCGGTTGTTGGACCAAGACCTGCAGCTGTTGACCAAGTTGAGATAACTCGTGGTGGAGAAAATGCTATTGCTGCGACAGTGCCTTGTGGATTGACAAGTCAATCAAGTCTGTGGGATTACATATATGGCGACCAATTCCCAGATGAAGAAGAATACAACGAGAAGGTGCTTCCCATCCGCCTGAAGCTGGATGTGTATTATGTAAAGCACGCGAGCTTTTTCGGTGACATCAAACTGATTATTTGGACGGTGTTAGCCATCCTTTACACAGCCGTGGGCAAGTATCCACAATGGATGCATGATAAGTTGGTGGGGTACTCGAAGATGGCATGA
- a CDS encoding WbuC family cupin fold metalloprotein has product MMNISQAILDDLTAKAKESPRLRMNLDLRDSAEDTSQRMLNAIEPGSPLPIHRHQKTSETVVCLRGRLVEEYYDDLERTCTERIELSPNGPIMALNIPAGQWHTVQSLESGTVILEMKDGKYEPIQDCDVLKM; this is encoded by the coding sequence ATGATGAATATTTCACAAGCAATACTTGATGATCTTACGGCTAAGGCAAAGGAATCGCCAAGGCTTCGCATGAATCTTGACTTGCGTGACTCTGCTGAGGATACTTCTCAGAGGATGTTGAATGCAATAGAACCTGGCTCACCATTGCCTATTCACAGACACCAGAAAACTTCGGAAACTGTTGTTTGTTTGCGAGGTAGATTAGTGGAAGAATACTATGATGACTTAGAGAGAACTTGCACTGAACGCATAGAACTCTCGCCCAATGGTCCTATCATGGCATTGAATATCCCTGCAGGACAGTGGCACACGGTACAGTCTCTGGAATCCGGCACAGTCATTCTGGAAATGAAAGATGGGAAGTATGAACCGATTCAGGACTGCGATGTCCTAAAGATGTAA
- a CDS encoding NAD-dependent epimerase/dehydratase family protein produces MKILVTGAKGFVGRNLCANLRNIQEGKDRRFPELKIEEIFEYDIDTDPVLLDEYCKNADFVFNLAGVNRPQNQEEFMQGNFGFASTLLDTLKKHKNTCPVMLSSSQQASLTGRFGNSEYGRSKKAGEDLFLDYERDFLKGQELENLRINSQTTENTDGTDKDFSNSQNLDNKGLRPRVLIYRFPNLFGKWCRPNYNSAVATFCNAFANDLPYTVNDPSVELELLYIDDLVDEMIACLKGEEHRCEFDGLEIIPTPNDNTTTDSTDNPDKKTSVQSEQSVVKIGRYCYCPVTHKITLGEIVDLLQSFTEQPKTLMIPEIPSGSFAKKLYSTYLSYLPKEKVAFPLKMNVDDRGSFTELVHTLNAGQVSINISKPGITKGQHWHNTKWEFFIVVAGHGLIQERKLGTDEIIEFEVSGDNIQCIHMLPGYTHNIINLSETENLVTVMYCNEVFDPNKPDTYFEPV; encoded by the coding sequence ATGAAAATTTTAGTAACTGGCGCGAAAGGTTTTGTGGGGAGAAATCTCTGTGCTAACCTGCGCAATATACAAGAAGGTAAGGACAGGAGGTTTCCTGAACTGAAGATTGAAGAGATTTTCGAGTACGACATTGATACTGACCCAGTGTTGTTGGATGAGTACTGCAAGAATGCCGATTTTGTGTTCAATCTGGCTGGTGTAAACCGTCCACAGAACCAGGAGGAGTTTATGCAGGGCAACTTTGGGTTTGCCAGTACATTGCTGGACACGCTGAAGAAGCATAAGAATACCTGCCCAGTGATGCTGTCAAGCTCTCAACAGGCTTCTCTTACTGGTCGCTTTGGGAATAGTGAGTATGGACGTTCGAAGAAGGCTGGGGAAGACTTGTTCCTCGACTATGAACGCGATTTTCTTAAGGGTCAAGAATTAGAGAATTTAAGAATTAACTCGCAGACCACGGAAAACACTGATGGAACGGATAAGGATTTCTCTAATTCTCAAAATCTTGATAATAAAGGTTTGAGACCAAGGGTCTTAATCTACCGCTTCCCCAACCTCTTTGGTAAGTGGTGTCGTCCAAACTACAATAGTGCTGTGGCAACATTCTGCAATGCATTTGCTAACGACCTGCCTTATACAGTCAACGATCCAAGCGTAGAACTGGAATTGCTGTATATTGATGATTTGGTGGATGAGATGATTGCCTGCCTGAAAGGTGAAGAACACAGATGCGAATTCGATGGTCTCGAAATTATACCGACCCCGAATGATAATACAACCACGGATTCAACTGATAACCCGGATAAAAAAACATCCGTTCAATCCGAGCAATCCGTGGTCAAAATAGGGCGTTATTGTTACTGTCCAGTAACTCATAAGATAACATTAGGTGAAATCGTTGATCTGCTTCAGTCGTTCACAGAACAGCCTAAGACGCTGATGATTCCTGAGATTCCTTCAGGCTCGTTTGCTAAGAAACTGTACAGTACATACCTGAGCTATCTGCCCAAGGAAAAGGTGGCATTCCCCTTAAAAATGAATGTGGATGACCGTGGCTCGTTTACAGAGTTGGTTCATACCCTCAATGCTGGTCAGGTGAGCATCAATATCTCCAAGCCCGGTATCACCAAAGGTCAGCACTGGCATAACACCAAGTGGGAGTTCTTCATTGTGGTGGCTGGTCATGGCTTGATTCAGGAGCGTAAGTTGGGTACAGACGAAATAATCGAGTTTGAGGTAAGTGGTGACAATATCCAGTGCATACACATGCTGCCCGGTTATACGCATAATATCATCAACCTGTCGGAAACAGAAAATCTGGTTACAGTGATGTACTGCAACGAGGTATTTGATCCCAACAAACCAGATACGTACTTTGAACCAGTATAA